One genomic segment of Chitinispirillales bacterium includes these proteins:
- the purF gene encoding amidophosphoribosyltransferase, with protein sequence MIENSVFDDDKMNEECGIFGIFNHPEASFITYLGLYALQHRGQESTGIVSSDNEKLYRHTGMGLVREVFGSREILDSLVGKHAIGHNRYSTTGGSLLANTQPVLINFKAGQLAAAHNGNLTNSAKLRSEMENDGSIFTTTIDTEVIMHLVARSKSPTIAEMIRDSLAAVEGAFSVLFLGKDAMIAARDPYGVRPLSVGKLGESFVIASETCAFDLIGAELIRDVKPGEVMKISDKGLETLWILPQKVKRYAHCIFEHIYFSRPDSIVFGNSVDDVRKAFGKQLAKEYEIPKNADFVMGVPDSATAAALGYAEGAKIPYQLGLIRNHYTGRTFIHPEQNKRDFSVKVKFNPIISQLKDKIIVVVDDSIVRGTTMRRIMKLIRAAGPKEIHLRISSPPVIFPCFYGINMSIKEKFIANNKTIEEIREYFKVDSLHYLSIDGMLSVLPKEKRKNFCCACFNGDYPVSIKDCVDGQPMGCNY encoded by the coding sequence ATGATTGAAAACAGCGTTTTTGACGATGATAAAATGAACGAAGAATGTGGAATTTTTGGAATATTTAACCATCCCGAAGCGTCGTTTATTACGTATTTGGGGCTTTATGCTTTACAGCACAGAGGTCAAGAAAGCACGGGAATTGTTTCTTCGGATAATGAAAAATTGTATCGTCATACGGGAATGGGGTTGGTTCGTGAAGTGTTTGGCAGCCGCGAAATTCTTGATAGTTTAGTAGGAAAACATGCTATCGGACATAATCGGTATTCTACTACCGGCGGTTCTTTATTGGCGAATACGCAGCCGGTTCTGATAAACTTTAAGGCAGGTCAGTTAGCGGCTGCACATAACGGAAATTTGACAAATTCCGCCAAATTGCGAAGCGAAATGGAAAACGACGGTTCTATTTTTACAACGACTATCGACACTGAAGTGATAATGCATTTGGTCGCACGTTCAAAATCGCCGACTATCGCCGAAATGATACGCGATTCGCTTGCCGCCGTCGAAGGCGCTTTTTCGGTATTGTTTTTGGGAAAGGATGCGATGATTGCGGCAAGAGACCCCTACGGCGTTCGTCCGCTTTCCGTTGGAAAATTGGGTGAAAGTTTTGTGATTGCGTCGGAAACGTGCGCGTTTGATTTAATAGGAGCGGAATTAATTCGTGATGTAAAGCCCGGCGAAGTGATGAAAATCAGCGACAAAGGGTTGGAAACGCTTTGGATACTTCCTCAAAAAGTGAAAAGGTACGCTCATTGTATTTTTGAACACATATATTTTTCGCGTCCGGATTCCATAGTTTTCGGAAACAGCGTCGATGACGTTCGTAAAGCGTTCGGAAAACAATTGGCGAAAGAATATGAAATCCCCAAAAACGCAGATTTTGTGATGGGTGTTCCGGATTCGGCGACAGCGGCTGCTTTAGGTTATGCAGAGGGTGCGAAAATTCCTTATCAATTGGGACTTATACGAAACCATTACACGGGCAGAACGTTTATTCATCCTGAGCAGAACAAGCGCGATTTCAGCGTTAAAGTTAAATTTAATCCAATAATTTCGCAGTTAAAAGACAAAATTATAGTTGTGGTGGACGATTCGATCGTTCGCGGGACGACTATGCGAAGAATTATGAAACTTATCAGAGCGGCGGGACCGAAAGAAATTCACCTGCGAATATCATCGCCGCCCGTAATTTTTCCTTGTTTTTACGGAATAAATATGTCGATAAAAGAAAAATTTATTGCAAACAACAAAACAATCGAAGAAATTCGCGAATACTTTAAAGTGGATTCACTGCACTACCTCTCAATAGACGGAATGCTTTCGGTTTTACCCAAAGAAAAACGAAAAAATTTCTGCTGCGCTTGTTTCAACGGCGATTATCCGGTTTCCATAAAAGATTGTGTTGACGGGCAGCCGATGGGGTGTAATTACTAA